From Alcaligenes faecalis, the proteins below share one genomic window:
- the rarD gene encoding EamA family transporter RarD, with amino-acid sequence MKQGVLLSVLASALFACLYYYATVLHPLSGEQIFAWRIVLGLPALALVITRARRWREVRWVLRHWPGNWRYFALLLLAAALVGVQLWIFVWAPLHQMALDVSLGYFLLPLMMVLVGRVIYKDRLSTIQWIAVALAGLGVLHELFRVGSVSWATAVVVVGYPPYFMLRRYLRLGSLASLWFDLSFLFLPACWLLFVQDTQMWGLFADQPRLIWQVPVLGLISSVALVSYLSASRQLPLALFGILGYVEPVLLFWVAYLLLDEPMSASQWWTYIPIWIAIALMALEGFIKMWRPGPPVPPPKA; translated from the coding sequence ATGAAGCAAGGTGTTTTGCTGTCGGTTCTGGCCTCAGCGTTATTCGCTTGCCTGTACTACTACGCCACCGTCTTGCACCCGCTCAGTGGTGAGCAGATTTTTGCCTGGCGCATTGTGCTGGGCTTGCCTGCCTTGGCTTTGGTGATCACTCGCGCACGACGCTGGCGGGAGGTACGTTGGGTTCTACGCCACTGGCCCGGTAATTGGCGCTATTTTGCCTTGCTCCTGCTGGCTGCGGCGCTGGTGGGGGTGCAGCTCTGGATTTTTGTCTGGGCACCTTTGCACCAGATGGCGCTGGACGTGTCCTTGGGCTACTTCCTGTTGCCGTTGATGATGGTGCTGGTCGGTCGGGTGATCTACAAAGACAGATTGAGCACCATTCAGTGGATCGCTGTGGCATTGGCCGGCTTGGGTGTGTTGCACGAGCTATTCCGCGTGGGCAGCGTGTCCTGGGCGACAGCGGTGGTGGTTGTGGGCTATCCGCCTTATTTCATGCTGCGCCGTTACCTGCGTCTGGGTTCGCTGGCCTCACTCTGGTTTGATCTGAGCTTCTTGTTCCTGCCTGCTTGCTGGCTGCTCTTTGTTCAAGATACGCAGATGTGGGGCCTGTTCGCGGATCAGCCTCGCTTGATTTGGCAGGTCCCGGTCTTGGGCCTGATCAGCTCGGTTGCGCTGGTCAGCTATCTGTCTGCCAGCCGTCAGCTGCCTTTGGCCTTGTTTGGTATCTTGGGCTATGTGGAGCCGGTGCTCCTGTTCTGGGTGGCGTATTTGCTGCTGGACGAGCCCATGAGTGCGAGTCAGTGGTGGACCTATATTCCGATCTGGATTGCCATTGCCTTGATGGCTTTGGAAGGTTTTATCAAGATGTGGCGGCCGGGACCGCCTGTGCCGCCTCCCAAGGCGTAA
- the rnc gene encoding ribonuclease III, giving the protein MKRLALLEAAIGYSFKDTGLLEQALTHRSHSARHNERLEFLGDSVLNFTVAALLFDRFQRIDEGDLSRLRANLVKQAALAEIATRLGLSDYLRLGEGELKSGGFRRPSILADALEAIFGAVFLDAGFTQAQTVITQLYEPMLVDVDPKTLGKDPKTLLQELLQGRKLDLPVYTVVATHGAAHDQLFDIECTIAKLNIHVRASGSSRRAAEQAAATQAIAILEAEFPAKTTRASRHRRPSQLTLPVAVSQETE; this is encoded by the coding sequence ATGAAACGTCTTGCTCTGCTTGAAGCCGCTATCGGCTACTCCTTTAAAGACACAGGCCTGCTTGAGCAGGCCTTGACCCATCGTAGCCACAGCGCGCGTCATAACGAGCGGCTGGAGTTCCTGGGGGATTCGGTCTTGAACTTCACGGTTGCGGCCTTGTTGTTCGACCGCTTTCAACGCATTGATGAAGGTGACTTGTCGCGCCTGCGGGCGAATCTGGTCAAACAGGCTGCTCTGGCTGAAATCGCAACCCGTCTGGGTTTGTCGGATTATTTGCGTCTGGGGGAAGGGGAGCTGAAAAGCGGTGGTTTCCGCCGTCCTTCCATTCTGGCGGATGCGCTGGAAGCGATTTTTGGCGCTGTCTTTCTGGACGCGGGCTTTACGCAAGCCCAAACCGTCATCACCCAGCTGTATGAACCCATGCTGGTGGATGTGGACCCCAAGACATTGGGGAAAGATCCCAAAACCTTGCTGCAGGAGCTGCTGCAAGGTCGCAAGCTGGATTTGCCGGTGTACACCGTGGTGGCCACACATGGCGCAGCCCACGATCAGCTCTTCGATATCGAATGCACGATCGCCAAGCTCAATATCCATGTCCGTGCCAGTGGCAGCAGCCGTCGTGCTGCTGAGCAAGCCGCCGCAACGCAGGCCATTGCTATTTTAGAAGCTGAATTTCCAGCCAAGACGACGCGCGCCAGTCGCCATCGTCGCCCCTCACAATTGACATTGCCCGTGGCCGTGTCGCAGGAAACAGAATGA
- the lptF gene encoding LPS export ABC transporter permease LptF — protein sequence MSLFKRSAVSEILSHSGVVLSTLLIVWLSVLLVRLLGEAANGTIGPDVVLGLAAFSSITALPIILAVSLFIAVLTTVTRSFRESEMVVWFASGLSLKNWITPVLQCAVPTALLIAVLTLQASPWAYRQIAEYRQRFEQRSDLSKVTAGQFIESDDGARVFYADSPEKEGDELGNVIARVIDPQWLSIVTAQSARMEEQPNGDRFLVLSEGHRYDLKPGQAEFRMVDFESYGMRLESRDAGNTAETIRARAEQQIKARQTTLLFSDDNAESRSQIMWRLALPLAALNLALLAIPLGAVNPRMGRSGNILVAGLVGLLYMNLINLSRGWIRNEQLGFEVGLWLVHAIFLLVMVFMMWRKLRIKAPKPPATS from the coding sequence ATGTCTCTATTTAAACGCTCTGCGGTATCCGAAATCTTAAGTCACAGTGGCGTGGTACTGTCCACTTTGCTGATTGTGTGGCTTAGTGTACTTCTGGTGCGTTTGTTAGGCGAAGCGGCCAATGGCACGATTGGTCCTGACGTGGTGCTGGGTCTGGCCGCCTTTTCCAGTATTACCGCCTTGCCAATTATTCTGGCCGTGTCCCTGTTCATCGCCGTGCTCACCACGGTGACGCGCAGCTTTCGGGAATCCGAAATGGTGGTCTGGTTTGCCAGCGGCCTGTCCTTGAAAAACTGGATAACCCCAGTGTTGCAGTGTGCGGTGCCGACTGCCCTCCTGATTGCCGTGCTGACCTTGCAGGCCTCGCCTTGGGCCTATCGCCAGATTGCCGAGTACCGCCAGCGTTTCGAGCAGCGCTCGGACCTGAGCAAGGTCACCGCCGGGCAGTTTATTGAGTCCGACGATGGTGCCCGCGTGTTTTACGCAGATTCCCCGGAAAAAGAAGGGGACGAGCTGGGTAATGTGATTGCTCGCGTGATCGACCCGCAGTGGCTCAGCATTGTGACTGCACAGAGCGCTCGCATGGAAGAGCAGCCCAATGGCGACCGCTTTCTGGTTTTGAGCGAAGGCCATCGCTACGACCTGAAGCCGGGTCAGGCCGAGTTCCGCATGGTGGACTTTGAAAGTTATGGCATGCGCCTGGAAAGCCGTGATGCGGGCAATACTGCTGAAACTATCCGCGCTCGGGCCGAGCAGCAAATCAAGGCTCGCCAAACCACCTTGTTATTCAGTGATGACAATGCCGAGTCGCGCTCGCAGATCATGTGGCGTTTGGCCTTGCCCTTGGCTGCCTTGAATCTGGCCTTGCTGGCGATCCCCTTGGGGGCGGTGAATCCCCGTATGGGGCGCTCCGGCAATATTCTGGTGGCGGGCTTGGTGGGTCTGCTCTACATGAACCTGATCAATCTGTCGCGTGGCTGGATACGCAATGAGCAACTGGGCTTTGAGGTTGGTCTGTGGCTGGTCCACGCAATCTTCCTGCTGGTCATGGTCTTCATGATGTGGCGTAAATTGCGTATCAAGGCACCTAAACCGCCAGCAACAAGCTGA
- the epsC gene encoding serine O-acetyltransferase EpsC, with the protein MAVFETQHIVDNLRGAREEWRQAHQRLNELEGQEFPSVQALIQVTEQLKGILFPMRLGSPELRREYEDHFVGHHLGQALNTLLQQARIELQRAALLRGDKHDRETIEEQAHKAIQAFANKLPDLRRTLDLDVVAAYQGDPAARNVDEVLLCYPGLLAMIHHRIAHALTNLGLPLTARIIAELAHSQTGIDIHPGAQIDHSCFIDHGTGVVIGETAIIGKRVRIYQAVTLGAKRFSKDEKGLLLKGQARHPIVEDDVVIYAGATILGRVTLGAGSTIGGNVWITEDVPAGCSVTQANLLRNQPDCPEKLR; encoded by the coding sequence GTGGCAGTCTTTGAAACTCAACATATTGTCGATAATCTGCGCGGGGCCCGCGAAGAATGGCGACAGGCGCATCAACGCTTGAACGAGCTTGAAGGTCAGGAATTTCCGTCAGTACAAGCCTTGATTCAAGTCACCGAGCAGCTCAAAGGCATCTTGTTTCCGATGCGCCTGGGCAGCCCGGAACTGCGTCGCGAGTACGAAGATCACTTTGTCGGCCACCACCTGGGCCAGGCGCTGAACACTCTGCTGCAACAAGCCCGTATCGAGCTGCAACGCGCCGCTTTGCTGCGTGGCGACAAGCACGACCGTGAAACCATTGAAGAGCAGGCCCACAAAGCCATTCAGGCCTTTGCCAACAAGCTGCCTGACTTGCGCCGCACCCTGGATCTGGACGTGGTTGCTGCCTATCAAGGCGATCCGGCAGCCCGCAACGTCGACGAAGTGCTCTTGTGCTATCCAGGCCTGCTGGCCATGATTCACCACCGCATCGCCCACGCCCTGACCAATCTGGGCCTGCCACTGACAGCGCGCATCATTGCGGAACTGGCCCATAGCCAGACCGGTATTGATATTCACCCCGGCGCGCAGATTGATCATTCCTGTTTCATCGACCACGGCACCGGCGTTGTGATTGGCGAGACCGCCATCATCGGCAAGCGGGTTCGTATTTATCAGGCTGTCACCCTGGGCGCCAAGCGCTTCAGCAAGGACGAGAAAGGCTTGCTGCTCAAGGGCCAGGCCCGTCACCCGATTGTGGAAGACGATGTGGTCATTTACGCTGGCGCCACAATTCTGGGCCGCGTCACGCTGGGTGCCGGCTCCACGATTGGCGGGAATGTCTGGATTACGGAAGACGTACCAGCAGGTTGTTCGGTGACCCAGGCAAATTTGTTGCGCAATCAACCCGACTGCCCGGAAAAACTGCGCTAA
- the lepB gene encoding signal peptidase I codes for MSWDFALILFVLLILTGAIWFLDRFSLRSRRLARAQAAMQAVPETAAQDPEHLQQLRQEAYDQANRMPWWIEYGVSFFPVILFVFVLRSFIIEPFRIPSGSMLPTLKNGDLILVNKYEYGIRLPVSGTKVVPLGHPERGDVIVFRYPVDTSVDYIKRVVGVPGDRVEYRDKVLSVNGQVITQVRSGDYYEPDRSAYIGRYLEELGKVQHNILLNKTAPQGLMPIVAFPNRDSCEYFSNGISCVVPEGNYFVMGDNRDNSLDSRYWGFVPDENIVGRAFFIWMNFRELSRIGRFH; via the coding sequence ATGAGCTGGGATTTTGCTCTGATTTTGTTTGTACTGCTGATACTGACCGGCGCAATCTGGTTTTTGGATCGTTTCTCCCTGCGTTCCCGCCGACTGGCGCGTGCGCAGGCCGCGATGCAGGCGGTACCGGAAACGGCAGCTCAAGACCCCGAGCACTTGCAGCAATTGCGCCAGGAAGCGTATGACCAGGCCAACCGCATGCCGTGGTGGATTGAGTATGGCGTCAGTTTCTTCCCAGTCATTTTGTTTGTGTTCGTCTTGCGCTCGTTCATCATCGAACCATTTCGCATTCCGTCGGGCTCCATGCTGCCCACACTGAAAAATGGCGACCTGATTCTGGTGAACAAATACGAATACGGCATTCGCCTGCCCGTTAGTGGTACCAAGGTTGTGCCCTTGGGGCATCCTGAGCGTGGCGATGTGATTGTGTTCCGTTACCCCGTCGATACCAGCGTGGACTACATCAAGCGTGTGGTTGGCGTGCCGGGCGACCGCGTGGAATACCGTGACAAGGTGCTGTCGGTCAATGGCCAGGTCATTACTCAAGTGCGCAGTGGCGATTACTACGAACCGGATCGCTCCGCTTACATTGGGCGTTATCTGGAAGAGCTGGGCAAGGTGCAGCACAACATCTTGCTGAACAAAACTGCGCCTCAGGGCTTGATGCCCATCGTGGCCTTCCCCAATCGTGACTCCTGTGAGTATTTCTCCAATGGCATCTCGTGTGTGGTGCCGGAAGGCAATTACTTCGTCATGGGAGACAATCGCGACAATAGTCTGGACAGTCGTTATTGGGGCTTTGTGCCCGATGAGAATATTGTGGGACGCGCCTTCTTTATCTGGATGAATTTCCGCGAACTTAGCCGTATAGGTCGCTTCCATTAA
- the recO gene encoding DNA repair protein RecO: protein MSNPRHRFQDEAGYILHTSAWRETSLICHAFTRNHGLVPLVAKGAKRPHSILRPALSVFQPLLLAWSGKNEVKTLTRADCAGIRPLKGRALMSAWYMNELLIRLLPREDPHPVLFDAYEEALVHLAQIPRPPVAGALRRFEWVLLTETGYGFDEATPDFDDPVGEPELRIRLRERLNSLLGRPLHTRSVLIQLQRY from the coding sequence ATGAGTAATCCCCGTCATCGCTTTCAGGACGAAGCGGGCTATATCCTGCACACCAGTGCCTGGCGTGAAACGTCCCTGATCTGTCATGCCTTTACGCGTAACCACGGGCTGGTGCCCCTGGTCGCGAAAGGCGCCAAAAGGCCGCATTCCATTTTGCGGCCTGCTTTGTCTGTGTTTCAACCTTTGTTATTGGCCTGGTCGGGCAAGAATGAAGTCAAGACGCTGACGCGGGCGGACTGCGCCGGGATTCGCCCCTTGAAAGGTCGTGCCCTGATGTCGGCCTGGTACATGAACGAATTATTGATTCGTTTGTTGCCGCGTGAAGACCCGCACCCTGTTCTGTTCGATGCCTACGAAGAAGCTCTGGTGCACTTGGCACAGATTCCTCGTCCACCCGTGGCGGGGGCCTTGCGGCGCTTTGAGTGGGTGCTGCTGACCGAAACCGGCTATGGCTTTGATGAAGCCACGCCGGACTTTGACGATCCTGTCGGCGAGCCGGAGTTGCGCATACGCTTGCGCGAACGCCTGAACAGCTTGCTGGGTCGCCCCTTGCATACCCGCTCTGTTCTCATCCAGCTGCAACGCTATTGA
- a CDS encoding PIN domain-containing protein yields MAVPLPSVLVLDTCVLISNVLRRLLLALADEQVFKPVWSPVIGDEWRRNAGRLWKVMPTSIEEQWEALQQRYPDADLGDSSEFKKNLRYSDAKDWHVIATARLAQQRYPDQPVGILTRNLKDFNRSELRRLGISLWEPDQLLGSYMAAHPDLMQRLLDGLPALMLTPEAQALDTHTLLKRDRLFSVGQAYLRRQKMDEAHS; encoded by the coding sequence ATGGCCGTCCCTCTTCCTTCCGTGCTGGTATTGGATACCTGCGTACTGATTTCCAACGTACTGCGCCGCTTGCTCCTGGCCCTGGCTGACGAGCAGGTGTTCAAACCTGTCTGGAGTCCGGTGATTGGGGACGAGTGGCGTCGCAATGCGGGCAGGTTGTGGAAGGTCATGCCCACCTCTATCGAGGAGCAGTGGGAGGCGCTGCAACAGCGTTACCCCGACGCCGATTTAGGCGATAGCAGCGAGTTCAAGAAGAATTTGCGCTACTCCGATGCCAAGGACTGGCATGTGATCGCCACCGCCCGATTGGCACAGCAGCGTTATCCTGATCAGCCAGTCGGCATCCTGACCCGCAATCTGAAAGACTTCAATCGTTCCGAGCTGCGTCGCCTGGGGATCAGCCTGTGGGAGCCGGATCAGCTTTTGGGTTCGTACATGGCCGCGCACCCGGACTTGATGCAGCGTTTGCTGGATGGTTTGCCCGCTTTGATGCTGACGCCCGAAGCGCAGGCACTGGATACACATACCTTGTTAAAGCGTGATCGTCTGTTCAGTGTGGGGCAGGCTTATTTGCGGCGTCAGAAAATGGACGAGGCGCACTCATGA
- a CDS encoding LysR family transcriptional regulator → MDWDNLRYFLEVARCQRISVAAQRLGVQHSTVARRIQALEQELGLRLFHKSTVSGYSLTSEGQNLQQRMEPVESRLLAAREAITGKARPLTGKLRLGCTEAFGSYVLTPLLSIFQTQYPELTLELLPVPRPISLSRRDADLAIALERPQRGPYWCTRLADYSLRLYAHQDYLNSHPPIESVQDLSQHRFIAYVDDLVFSDSLRYLEEIVRSAAVRFRSTSVIAQYQATLQGQGIAVLPCFLAKTDPRLRCVLPDQVELRRRFWMFCHEEQRQNPSLTRLWHFLKQSVEERQDLLDGA, encoded by the coding sequence ATGGACTGGGATAATCTGCGTTATTTTCTGGAAGTGGCCCGCTGCCAACGTATCAGCGTTGCCGCCCAACGGCTGGGGGTACAACACAGCACCGTGGCCCGCCGTATCCAGGCGCTGGAGCAGGAACTGGGCTTGCGTCTGTTCCACAAGTCCACCGTCAGCGGCTACAGTTTGACGAGCGAAGGGCAAAATTTGCAGCAACGCATGGAGCCGGTAGAAAGCCGCTTGCTGGCGGCTCGGGAGGCAATCACTGGCAAGGCCCGGCCCTTGACGGGCAAACTGCGGCTGGGCTGCACCGAAGCCTTTGGCAGCTATGTGCTGACGCCCTTGCTCAGCATTTTCCAGACCCAGTATCCGGAGTTGACTCTGGAGCTGCTGCCCGTCCCCCGCCCTATCAGCCTGTCGCGCCGGGATGCCGACCTGGCGATTGCACTGGAACGCCCCCAACGTGGTCCTTACTGGTGTACTCGCCTGGCTGACTACAGCTTGCGGCTCTATGCCCATCAGGATTATTTGAACAGCCACCCACCTATAGAAAGCGTGCAAGATCTGTCCCAGCATCGCTTTATTGCCTATGTGGATGATCTGGTGTTCAGCGACAGCCTGCGCTATCTGGAAGAAATCGTCAGATCCGCTGCCGTGCGCTTTCGCAGTACCAGCGTAATTGCGCAGTATCAGGCCACCTTGCAGGGACAAGGAATTGCCGTCCTGCCCTGCTTTCTGGCGAAAACCGATCCACGCCTGCGCTGTGTCTTGCCCGATCAGGTGGAGTTGCGTCGTCGCTTCTGGATGTTCTGCCATGAAGAGCAACGCCAGAACCCCAGCCTGACCCGGCTGTGGCACTTTCTGAAGCAGTCAGTGGAAGAGCGGCAGGACTTGCTGGATGGGGCTTGA
- a CDS encoding Bax inhibitor-1/YccA family protein — translation MSEFRQSSLPEHNGTLGAQSLIARNRVLRNTYWLLALSMIPTVLGALLGLSSGINRVMGASPGLSAIVFLVGAFGLMFLVEKNKNSSLGVALLMAFTFFMGIMLSRLLGFVLGMGNGAQLIMLAFGGTAAVFGAMATIASTTKRDFSGMQKFLFVGAVILLVAALANIFLQLPALMLTISVMAIGIFSAFLLVDLQRVINGGETNYVSATLAIYLDVYNIFSNLLMLLGVLGGNRE, via the coding sequence ATGAGCGAATTTCGTCAATCAAGCTTGCCTGAGCATAACGGCACCCTGGGCGCCCAGTCGCTGATTGCTCGCAATCGCGTCCTGCGCAACACCTACTGGCTGCTGGCCCTGTCCATGATTCCCACCGTGTTGGGAGCCTTGCTGGGCCTGTCCTCCGGCATTAACCGGGTTATGGGCGCCAGCCCAGGCCTGAGCGCCATTGTTTTCCTGGTCGGTGCCTTTGGCCTGATGTTCCTGGTCGAAAAGAACAAGAACAGCTCGCTGGGTGTCGCCCTGCTGATGGCTTTCACCTTCTTCATGGGCATCATGTTGTCCCGCCTGCTGGGCTTTGTCCTGGGCATGGGTAATGGCGCACAACTGATCATGCTGGCCTTTGGCGGTACCGCCGCGGTCTTTGGCGCGATGGCAACCATTGCCAGCACCACCAAACGTGATTTCTCCGGCATGCAGAAATTCCTGTTTGTCGGCGCCGTCATCTTGCTGGTTGCGGCCCTGGCCAACATCTTCCTGCAGCTGCCTGCGCTGATGCTGACCATCTCCGTGATGGCTATCGGTATCTTCTCGGCCTTCTTGCTGGTTGACCTGCAGCGCGTCATCAACGGCGGTGAAACCAACTACGTGTCGGCCACCCTGGCAATCTACCTGGACGTCTACAACATTTTCAGCAACCTGCTGATGCTTTTGGGCGTGCTGGGCGGTAACCGCGAATAA
- the era gene encoding GTPase Era has protein sequence MTETPFRCGFVAIVGRPNVGKSTLANALIGSKISIVSRKAQTTRHRINSVLTRDHDQMVFVDTPGFQTKHGGAMNRMMNRVVTQALADVDVVVHVVEAGKWSASDAELLPMLPKGGKTILVINKVDALKSKNDLLPYIARLSQEFDYGAVIPVSAAKRLQLDPLLNEIASRLPEGEAMFDADTITDRSVRFITSELLREKIFRLVGDELPYGCTVVIEQWDENEQGARISACVVVERESHRPILLGAGGMHMKRIATEARQDIAKLIDKPVFLDVYIKVRKGWSDREAVLRDLGYE, from the coding sequence ATGACAGAGACCCCTTTTCGTTGCGGCTTCGTGGCTATTGTCGGACGACCGAACGTCGGCAAGTCCACGCTGGCCAATGCCCTGATCGGCAGCAAGATTTCGATCGTATCGCGCAAGGCGCAGACCACGCGCCACCGCATCAACAGCGTGCTGACGCGTGACCACGATCAAATGGTATTTGTGGACACTCCTGGCTTTCAGACCAAGCACGGTGGGGCCATGAACCGCATGATGAACCGTGTCGTGACTCAGGCCCTGGCCGACGTGGACGTGGTGGTGCACGTGGTCGAAGCCGGCAAGTGGTCCGCTTCGGACGCCGAGCTGCTGCCCATGCTGCCTAAAGGTGGCAAGACCATTCTGGTCATCAACAAGGTTGATGCCTTAAAGAGCAAGAACGACTTGCTGCCCTATATCGCCCGCCTGTCGCAGGAATTCGACTATGGTGCCGTGATTCCGGTCAGTGCAGCCAAGCGCCTGCAGCTGGATCCTTTGCTGAACGAGATTGCCTCCCGCCTGCCTGAAGGTGAGGCCATGTTCGACGCAGACACCATTACCGACCGCTCGGTGCGCTTCATTACCTCGGAGCTGCTGCGCGAGAAGATCTTCCGCCTGGTCGGTGACGAACTGCCTTACGGTTGTACCGTGGTCATCGAGCAGTGGGACGAGAACGAGCAGGGCGCCCGTATTTCGGCCTGCGTGGTCGTAGAACGTGAAAGCCACCGTCCGATTCTGTTGGGAGCGGGTGGCATGCACATGAAGCGCATTGCTACGGAAGCTCGCCAAGATATTGCCAAGCTGATCGACAAGCCCGTGTTCCTGGATGTGTACATCAAGGTGCGCAAGGGCTGGTCCGATCGTGAAGCGGTCCTGCGCGACCTGGGGTATGAGTAA
- a CDS encoding leucyl aminopeptidase, with product MEFSTQTSASLHQIKTAALGVGVFAEGILSPAAELIDRASNGAVSAAVKAEFKGKPNTHLVLRNLPGVKAERVILVGLGAQEEYKAATHTQAQACLASYCLKADLKEAVSALSSIDCKGTTLRSRAQDAAVAVCRASYRYTATFSKPEPAPQLSQFLLWTARTQASEAKAGLEQGQAIGNGVNLTRLLADLPGNICTPTYLGKTAKQLAKEFKTLKAEVLERKQIEALKMGSFLSVAKGSDEPPAFIVLRHTPSTKTKHEDGPIVLVGKGLTFDSGGISIKPAGNMDEMKYDMGGAASVLGTMRAIAELNIDREVIAVVASCENMPSGRANKPGDVVTSMSGQTIEILNTDAEGRLVLCDALTYVERFKPAAVIDMATLTGACVVALGHVNTGLFSTDDDLADELMQAGKQTGDTAWRMPMDDAYQEQLRSNFADMANIGGPPAGSVTAACFLSRFTKAYRWAHLDIAGTAWRSGKDKGATGRPVPLLVQYLLNQCR from the coding sequence ATGGAATTTAGCACACAGACATCCGCTTCTTTGCACCAAATTAAGACAGCCGCGCTAGGCGTAGGCGTCTTTGCCGAGGGCATTCTAAGCCCCGCAGCGGAACTTATCGACCGCGCCAGCAACGGAGCTGTGAGCGCTGCTGTCAAAGCCGAGTTTAAAGGCAAGCCCAATACCCACCTGGTGCTGCGCAATCTGCCTGGCGTCAAGGCCGAACGCGTTATTTTAGTCGGCTTAGGCGCTCAAGAGGAATACAAAGCAGCAACTCATACGCAAGCCCAGGCCTGCCTTGCTTCTTACTGCCTGAAAGCAGACCTGAAAGAAGCCGTTTCGGCGCTGTCCAGCATCGATTGCAAAGGCACCACCTTGCGCAGCCGCGCTCAGGATGCTGCCGTGGCTGTTTGCCGCGCCAGCTACCGCTACACCGCCACGTTCAGCAAGCCCGAACCTGCTCCCCAGCTGAGCCAGTTCCTGCTGTGGACGGCCCGCACTCAGGCCAGCGAAGCCAAGGCCGGTCTGGAGCAAGGTCAGGCCATTGGTAACGGTGTGAACCTGACCCGCTTGCTGGCTGACCTGCCCGGCAATATCTGCACCCCCACCTATTTGGGCAAGACGGCAAAACAGTTGGCCAAGGAATTCAAGACGCTGAAAGCCGAAGTGCTGGAGCGCAAGCAGATTGAAGCCTTGAAGATGGGCTCGTTCCTGTCGGTGGCCAAAGGCTCGGATGAACCCCCAGCGTTCATCGTGCTGCGCCACACTCCCAGCACCAAGACCAAGCACGAGGACGGCCCTATCGTCCTGGTGGGTAAAGGCCTGACGTTTGACTCGGGCGGTATCTCCATCAAGCCAGCCGGCAATATGGACGAGATGAAGTACGACATGGGCGGTGCTGCCAGCGTTCTGGGCACCATGCGCGCCATTGCCGAACTGAACATCGATCGCGAAGTGATCGCTGTGGTGGCTTCTTGCGAAAACATGCCTAGCGGGCGCGCCAACAAACCGGGCGACGTCGTAACCAGCATGTCCGGCCAGACTATCGAAATCCTGAACACGGATGCCGAAGGCCGTCTGGTTCTGTGCGATGCTCTGACCTACGTCGAACGCTTCAAACCCGCTGCCGTCATCGATATGGCCACCCTGACCGGCGCTTGCGTGGTCGCTCTGGGCCACGTCAACACCGGTCTGTTCTCGACTGACGACGACCTGGCCGACGAGCTGATGCAAGCTGGCAAGCAGACAGGTGACACTGCCTGGCGCATGCCCATGGACGACGCCTACCAGGAGCAACTGCGCTCGAACTTTGCTGACATGGCCAATATTGGTGGCCCACCAGCCGGTTCGGTAACCGCCGCTTGCTTCCTGTCCCGCTTTACCAAAGCGTACCGCTGGGCTCACCTGGACATCGCTGGCACCGCCTGGCGCAGTGGCAAGGACAAAGGCGCCACAGGCCGTCCCGTGCCTTTGCTGGTTCAGTACCTGCTCAATCAGTGTCGCTAA
- a CDS encoding DNA polymerase III subunit chi yields the protein MTRVDFAFGAPDRLRMACEVVRKHYEAGRQVVVYLSDARQLARFDRLLWGFESTAFVPHVGVEDPLAATTPVLLTSAAPVPSGEQSWLLNLDAQCPPGFEQFPRILEIVSEREADRTQARERWRVYQTQGCQVHAHKLGA from the coding sequence ATGACACGCGTCGATTTCGCTTTCGGCGCGCCAGATCGCTTGCGCATGGCCTGCGAGGTCGTGCGCAAGCACTACGAGGCGGGCCGTCAGGTGGTGGTGTATCTTTCCGATGCCCGCCAGCTGGCTCGTTTCGACCGTCTGCTCTGGGGGTTTGAATCCACGGCGTTTGTGCCGCATGTGGGTGTGGAAGACCCCCTGGCGGCCACCACCCCCGTCTTGTTGACCAGTGCCGCCCCCGTGCCCTCTGGTGAGCAAAGCTGGCTATTGAATCTGGATGCCCAATGCCCGCCCGGTTTTGAACAATTCCCGCGTATCTTGGAAATTGTGTCCGAACGGGAAGCCGACCGTACCCAGGCTCGCGAACGCTGGCGTGTGTACCAGACACAGGGCTGTCAGGTGCATGCCCATAAACTGGGTGCTTGA